A region from the Phaenicophaeus curvirostris isolate KB17595 chromosome 3, BPBGC_Pcur_1.0, whole genome shotgun sequence genome encodes:
- the NRN1 gene encoding neuritin, with translation MGLKLNGRYISLILAVQIAHLVQAVRAAGRCDAVFRGFSDCLLRLGDNMANYPQDLDDKRNLQTICAYWDDFHACTLTALTDCQEGATDLWEKLRRESKNLDFQGSLFELCGGGSGAAPTLLPPALPLLLAALWAALVTWLPF, from the exons ATGGGACTTAAGTTGAACGGCAGATATATTTCTCTGATCCTTGCTGTACAGATAG cGCACCTGGTGCAGGCGGTGAGAGCGGCGGGGCGGTGCGATGCGGTCTTTAGGGGCTTCTCGGACTGTTTGCTGCGGCTGGGCGATAACATGGCCAACTACCCGCAGGACCTGGACGACAAGAGAAACCTCCAAACGATCTGCGC GTACTGGGACGATTTCCACGCCTGCACCCTCACAGCGCTCACCGATTGCCAGGAAGGAGCGACAGACCTCTGGGAGAAATTGAGACGGGAATCCAAAAACCTCGATTTCCAAGGCAGCTTATTTGAACTGTGCGGAGGCGGCAGCGGCGCGGCACCGACCCTCCTCCCGCCGGCTTTGCCCCTGCTCCTGGCGGCTCTGTGGGCCGCACTAGTGACCTGGCTGCCTTTCTAG